The segment ggaggagatggagggaggcttcaggtaggcaaacatggcaGTACTGAGAAAAAGGGAGACCACAAACAGGTGGGAGaggcacatggaaaaggctttgtgccggctATGCTCAGAAGGCATCCTCAGCAcggccctgaagatctgcacatatGACAgtatgataaaaacaaaacagccaaatGCTAAACAGACACCAGCCAGAAGACTCcaaacttccctgaggtaggagTGTGAGCAAGAGAttttgaggatctgggggatttcacagaagaactggtccacagcattgccttggcagaggggcagggaaaatgtattggcagtgtgcagcagagcataaagaaccccactgccccaggcagctgctgccatctgggcacaagctctgttGTCCAGGAGggtcccgtagtgcaggggcttgcagatggcaatgtagcggtcataggccatgatggtgagaattGAAAACTCTGCTGATATCAGGAAGGGATAaagaaagacctgtgcagcacatcctgcataggaaatggtcctggtgtcccagagggaattggccatggctttgggtAGAGTGGTGGaaatgcagcccaggtcgaggagggcgaggttgaggaggaagaagtacatgggggtgtggaggcggtggtcacAGGCTACagcggtgaggatgaggccgttgcccaggagggcagccaggtagatgcccaggaagagcacgaagtgcaggagctgcagctcgcgtgtgtctgcaaatggcaggaggaggaacttggtgatggagctgctgttggacatttgaTGCCTCTGGGTATAGAGGGCagtctgaagagagaaaatcagGACAACATTAGGACAGAACTCTGTGATCAAACCTACTCAATTTCTTATACaatcctccctcctgcctctccctttTCAGGAAGATCTTTGCAGGTCCATTTCACAAGAGCTTGTTTGTTCTAGTTGATGTTGATTCCAGTGCCACTGGGATAAGTAGGGCGCTGGAGGAGGCAGTCCTGACCCACGCAGTTATGTAAATGAGGACATGGGCTGTTGTTGTATTAAATACAGATGAGGTATCAAACTAATTTCAGAATGCTTgctgaaaattcaaaaaaacTCAACATTTTTGTGAAAACCCATTGTCCAGGCTTTGGGGGTATTTTCTAGTTTCTCCACCTCATCTGAGGGGTGCATTTATGCATACAACCTTGGTGTTTGTACTCCCCAATAAGGTAGTTTTGGGGGTCCTGCGAGGCAAAGGGACTGTTCCTCAGGACAGAGTGAGGACAGCTGTTTTATCAGCCAGTCCTGGTCTCAGCTGCCCTTTGCAGGCATTTCTGGAGGATGGTTGCACTTAGGTGATCCCCTAAAAAGAACCTTAACGCTGCTGTGAAGAGATGAAGACAGATTCAAAGGGCAGATCTCCAAACCCCTCACCCATCTCACCAAACTT is part of the Anas acuta chromosome W, bAnaAcu1.1, whole genome shotgun sequence genome and harbors:
- the LOC137846809 gene encoding olfactory receptor 14C36-like; the encoded protein is MSNSSSITKFLLLPFADTRELQLLHFVLFLGIYLAALLGNGLILTAVACDHRLHTPMYFFLLNLALLDLGCISTTLPKAMANSLWDTRTISYAGCAAQVFLYPFLISAEFSILTIMAYDRYIAICKPLHYGTLLDNRACAQMAAAAWGSGVLYALLHTANTFSLPLCQGNAVDQFFCEIPQILKISCSHSYLREVWSLLAGVCLAFGCFVFIILSYVQIFRAVLRMPSEHSRHKAFSMCLSHLFVVSLFLSTAMFAYLKPPSISSPSLNVLVAVLYSVIPPAVNPLIYSMRNQELKVAVRRAISQMFLKNDYFPFFLQK